From the Sulfobacillus thermosulfidooxidans genome, one window contains:
- a CDS encoding recombinase family protein: MKTTNSRIRRRMQARKEAAARHTETAKVAVGYVRVSTEEQRDGGLSLGAQREAIEAFAKSQGYHLLDIIEDAAVSGAKDPASRPGFGHVLELAQAGAFGILLVWKFDRLARHLAYAVTTAQTLREQYAVTLRSVTEPIETESPVGQMMFGIFASMAAMEREEIKERTLMGRKAKAQQGGFAGGKAPYGYRRDKEGGLVLVPDEAAIVRQIFALHKQGLGTKAIAHRLNADGVPTRSGKPWIFTTIKGILENAKYEGLVEYYFADEGLHVRQPGQHEAILPPKASKRAG; encoded by the coding sequence ATGAAAACAACCAATTCTCGCATCCGTCGCCGGATGCAGGCCCGGAAAGAGGCCGCCGCACGGCACACCGAAACGGCTAAGGTCGCCGTAGGGTATGTCCGGGTCTCCACCGAAGAGCAACGCGATGGCGGCCTCAGTCTCGGCGCTCAGCGGGAAGCTATTGAAGCGTTTGCCAAATCCCAAGGCTATCACTTGCTGGACATCATCGAAGATGCCGCGGTCTCGGGGGCCAAAGACCCGGCCAGTCGTCCCGGTTTTGGGCATGTCTTGGAACTGGCCCAAGCGGGAGCCTTCGGGATTTTGCTCGTCTGGAAATTTGACCGCTTGGCCCGACACCTCGCCTATGCCGTCACCACAGCGCAAACCCTGCGCGAACAGTATGCGGTAACATTGCGATCGGTCACGGAACCCATTGAGACCGAAAGCCCGGTCGGGCAAATGATGTTCGGCATCTTCGCCAGCATGGCGGCCATGGAGCGCGAAGAGATTAAGGAACGGACGTTGATGGGCCGCAAGGCCAAAGCCCAGCAAGGCGGCTTCGCCGGCGGCAAAGCGCCCTACGGGTATCGCCGGGACAAGGAAGGCGGGTTGGTCCTGGTCCCCGACGAAGCCGCCATCGTGCGCCAGATTTTTGCCCTCCACAAACAAGGGCTCGGCACCAAAGCCATTGCCCATCGCCTCAATGCCGACGGCGTGCCCACCCGCAGCGGAAAGCCGTGGATTTTTACGACGATTAAAGGCATTCTCGAGAACGCGAAATATGAAGGCCTCGTCGAGTATTACTTTGCCGATGAGGGCCTCCACGTTCGGCAACCGGGTCAACACGAAGCGATTTTACCCCCAAAAGCGTCCAAACGCGCCGGGTAA
- a CDS encoding ParA family protein: protein MGPIIAVVNQKGGVGKTATVANLAWGFSMAGHSCLAVDLDPQGSLTLSFGFDPDAQTGHTIYEAMVLPPDHPQHHPMDPLPVETTGLWLVPANLDLAAAELDLNAQAAREFALKRALQSVSLPVDFVVIDCPPTLGILTINALAAADAVLIPVGTNYLSLRGLQLLLRSIQGVRAQINPALTILGLVGTMYDRRIAHHHDVMQQLRRLFPPQGIRVFEAVIARSVRFEEAAMTGTPVVAYAPGIPGAVGYQQLVQEVLALYGV from the coding sequence GTGGGGCCTATTATTGCCGTGGTGAATCAAAAAGGGGGCGTGGGCAAAACTGCGACGGTGGCGAATCTGGCCTGGGGGTTCAGCATGGCCGGGCATTCCTGTTTAGCCGTGGATCTCGACCCCCAAGGCAGCTTAACGCTGTCCTTCGGCTTTGATCCCGATGCGCAGACGGGGCATACCATCTACGAGGCGATGGTGCTGCCGCCCGATCATCCCCAGCATCACCCGATGGATCCGTTACCGGTGGAGACCACGGGCTTATGGCTGGTTCCCGCCAATTTAGATTTGGCGGCGGCGGAATTGGATTTGAACGCACAGGCTGCGCGGGAGTTTGCATTGAAACGGGCGTTGCAATCGGTGTCCCTACCAGTGGATTTTGTGGTGATTGATTGCCCGCCCACCTTGGGCATTCTCACCATTAATGCCCTGGCCGCCGCGGATGCCGTGCTCATTCCGGTCGGTACCAATTACTTGAGTCTTCGGGGCTTGCAGTTGCTCTTACGGAGTATTCAGGGCGTCCGGGCGCAGATTAACCCCGCCTTAACGATTTTAGGTTTGGTGGGCACGATGTATGACCGGCGCATCGCGCATCATCACGATGTGATGCAACAATTGCGGCGGCTCTTTCCGCCGCAAGGTATTCGCGTGTTTGAGGCGGTAATTGCCCGATCCGTCCGCTTTGAAGAGGCGGCGATGACAGGAACGCCGGTCGTGGCCTATGCGCCGGGGATTCCCGGGGCGGTCGGCTATCAACAATTGGTCCAGGAGGTGCTCGCACTGTATGGCGTCTAA
- a CDS encoding restriction endonuclease subunit S, whose amino-acid sequence MIFLDALADIFQGIYLKTQPGDKGQIERVVRIHNLMALELRGEFIEEELIAEKMDRFRVREGQIIVSLRGFPLKASVVGADTAGVVVNSNFAVLTLIKDVDPFFLVGLLRSVSFNRTIRSHFSSSGVPSLKLSQLKKFAIPLVSDEVQRQMGMVFRAFERYQTAMEVLLAERGQQVESYVGQLLQGGLS is encoded by the coding sequence ATGATTTTTTTAGACGCGTTAGCTGATATCTTTCAGGGGATTTATCTCAAAACACAGCCTGGTGACAAGGGGCAAATTGAGAGGGTTGTTCGGATTCACAATTTAATGGCGTTGGAATTACGTGGGGAATTTATCGAAGAAGAGTTGATTGCTGAGAAAATGGATCGGTTTCGTGTTCGGGAGGGACAGATTATCGTATCTCTCCGGGGCTTTCCGTTGAAAGCATCGGTGGTGGGTGCGGATACGGCGGGAGTTGTGGTGAATTCCAATTTTGCGGTGTTAACCTTGATAAAGGATGTTGATCCATTTTTTTTGGTAGGCTTGTTGCGATCGGTCTCTTTTAATCGAACTATTCGGTCTCATTTTTCCAGCAGTGGTGTTCCGTCTTTAAAGTTATCGCAGTTGAAGAAATTCGCGATTCCTTTGGTGTCGGATGAAGTTCAAAGACAGATGGGTATGGTATTTCGGGCCTTCGAGCGCTATCAGACTGCGATGGAGGTGTTATTGGCAGAGCGGGGGCAACAGGTTGAGTCCTATGTTGGGCAATTACTGCAAGGAGGGTTGTCATGA
- a CDS encoding N-6 DNA methylase translates to MSPDYEIREMLGRAEQLMLREPVESIVPRLLTLMGLKMFTDSAAWLAARGYQLSDPAYWATIKQASHLNRAIMDALEAIAQKNLSLQWLAYADPAWFAPEDVVGQLMLLIDTVDLTVTEVGDWVTLGRQVTMVMDRKSARWGVGRPTPSWVNELIAAFLVQDIRSTGSLYDPTCGVGGTLVVVGSGSGDPETLMCYGQDVSFHALYMCTWNLLLHGMTRFQLAQGDVLTAPQFVSEDGQRVQVFDYVIADPPWGLMREVEWGPDPYQRFRYGPLKGRRADYGFLQHVLASLQKSGMGLVLMPPGVLFRSGYEQEIRRNVIQADVLDAIVMLPGGSLTLTGLPVALLIFRPQKPVERRQRIRMVDASVVTPERRRGLDESVVARIVQAIRQQESVPGFARTVSVGEIAAHDFRLVPGEYVVDPVEIVSPQEMTRRVHQAEEVYTEAQRILTQELRQLDELFRTTT, encoded by the coding sequence ATGAGTCCCGACTACGAGATTCGTGAGATGTTGGGGAGAGCAGAACAGTTGATGCTGCGTGAACCGGTTGAGTCTATTGTTCCGCGGTTATTGACGCTGATGGGGTTGAAGATGTTTACCGATTCGGCGGCGTGGTTGGCTGCACGAGGGTATCAGCTGTCGGATCCGGCTTATTGGGCGACGATTAAACAGGCGTCTCATTTAAATCGTGCAATCATGGATGCTCTTGAGGCTATCGCCCAAAAAAATCTCTCGTTACAGTGGTTGGCTTATGCTGATCCGGCTTGGTTTGCTCCCGAAGATGTTGTGGGGCAACTGATGCTCCTTATTGATACCGTAGACTTGACTGTTACGGAAGTTGGTGATTGGGTAACATTGGGTCGTCAAGTCACTATGGTGATGGATCGTAAATCGGCTCGATGGGGAGTGGGACGCCCAACTCCTTCGTGGGTGAATGAGCTGATCGCGGCATTTCTGGTTCAAGATATTCGATCAACGGGAAGCCTTTATGATCCGACGTGTGGAGTGGGTGGAACGCTAGTAGTGGTTGGATCGGGAAGCGGAGATCCCGAGACCCTTATGTGTTACGGCCAGGATGTGTCGTTCCATGCATTATACATGTGTACGTGGAATCTTCTACTGCATGGGATGACGCGCTTTCAATTGGCGCAGGGGGATGTGCTGACAGCCCCTCAGTTTGTCTCGGAAGATGGCCAGCGGGTCCAAGTTTTTGATTACGTGATAGCGGATCCGCCCTGGGGGCTGATGCGAGAGGTCGAGTGGGGGCCGGATCCTTATCAACGGTTCCGGTACGGTCCCTTGAAAGGGCGTCGAGCCGATTACGGGTTTTTACAGCACGTGCTAGCCAGCCTCCAAAAATCCGGTATGGGTCTGGTCTTGATGCCGCCGGGAGTCTTATTTCGCTCCGGCTATGAACAGGAGATTCGGCGTAATGTGATCCAGGCCGATGTACTGGATGCTATTGTGATGCTGCCGGGAGGATCATTAACTCTCACCGGCTTGCCCGTGGCGTTGCTAATCTTTCGTCCGCAAAAACCCGTTGAACGTCGGCAACGCATTCGTATGGTGGATGCGTCCGTTGTGACTCCGGAACGCCGGCGAGGATTAGATGAGAGTGTGGTGGCGCGAATTGTTCAGGCGATACGTCAGCAAGAATCGGTTCCTGGGTTTGCCCGAACCGTATCCGTTGGAGAGATTGCGGCCCATGACTTTCGTCTGGTACCTGGCGAATATGTGGTGGACCCTGTT